One region of Vibrio pelagius genomic DNA includes:
- the cls gene encoding cardiolipin synthase, with translation MEKLYHFLTLAAVVLYWVLVAGVTLRVVLKRRSVSVSLSWLLIIYIVPIAGVAFYFLFGELNLGRKRAERAQRMFTPFGDWFRQLNHCQVHQPGEVGSPIHKIDELCNNRMGIPALSGNTLSLQSSPDEILHSIIEDIENAQISIKMVFYIWHPGGLTDSVASALIRAAKRGVDVKVLLDSAGSPRFFKSHWRSMMRDAGVQVVQALEVSPLRMFLRRLDLRQHRKIIVIDETVAYTGSMNMVDPAHFKQGAGVGQWIDVMVRVTGPTVNVLSAIHGWDWEVETGERILPALPECKVDESEVKHPVQVVPSGPGMPEYLILQVLSIAINQANRSVRITTPYFVPSADLLEILKMTAQRGVNVELVIPHSNDSVMVKWASRAFYTELLEAGVKIYEFYGGLLHTKSVVIDEEFCLIGTVNIDMRSFWLNFEVTLVVDDVSFTRQLADLQESYIETSHPVSLDKWQERSLQSRFFERLFYLFNPLL, from the coding sequence GTGGAAAAGCTCTATCATTTTTTAACTTTGGCCGCTGTTGTGCTCTATTGGGTACTGGTTGCGGGTGTCACACTTCGTGTTGTACTTAAAAGACGGTCGGTGAGCGTGTCTTTGTCGTGGCTGCTTATTATTTATATCGTCCCAATTGCGGGCGTCGCCTTCTATTTTCTCTTTGGTGAACTCAATTTAGGCAGAAAAAGAGCAGAGCGTGCCCAGCGTATGTTCACGCCTTTCGGTGACTGGTTCCGCCAATTAAATCACTGCCAAGTGCACCAACCTGGCGAAGTTGGCTCACCTATCCATAAAATTGATGAATTGTGTAATAACCGTATGGGTATCCCTGCATTGAGTGGTAATACGCTCTCTTTGCAATCGTCTCCCGATGAAATCTTACATTCGATCATTGAAGATATCGAAAACGCCCAAATCAGTATCAAAATGGTTTTCTATATCTGGCATCCGGGTGGTCTAACCGATTCGGTTGCTTCCGCGTTAATCAGGGCGGCCAAGCGCGGTGTCGACGTAAAAGTACTCCTCGACTCCGCTGGTTCTCCACGCTTTTTTAAAAGCCACTGGCGCTCTATGATGCGTGATGCTGGTGTACAGGTTGTGCAGGCGCTTGAGGTTAGTCCGTTGCGTATGTTCCTGCGTCGCCTCGATCTTAGACAACATCGCAAGATCATCGTAATTGACGAAACTGTTGCCTACACAGGTTCAATGAATATGGTCGATCCTGCTCATTTTAAGCAAGGAGCAGGTGTCGGACAATGGATTGACGTTATGGTGCGGGTTACAGGTCCAACCGTAAACGTATTGTCTGCTATTCACGGCTGGGACTGGGAAGTGGAGACAGGAGAGCGCATTTTGCCCGCCCTTCCAGAATGTAAGGTCGATGAATCCGAAGTCAAACATCCCGTTCAAGTTGTGCCATCTGGCCCAGGTATGCCAGAGTATCTCATTCTGCAAGTGTTGAGCATTGCGATTAACCAAGCAAATCGCTCAGTGCGAATAACCACACCTTATTTCGTGCCGAGCGCAGATTTGCTAGAGATCCTTAAAATGACGGCACAACGAGGCGTCAATGTTGAACTCGTGATCCCGCATAGCAACGACTCGGTGATGGTTAAATGGGCATCTCGCGCTTTTTATACCGAGCTACTTGAAGCGGGTGTGAAGATTTATGAGTTCTACGGTGGCTTGCTACACACGAAATCGGTAGTGATTGATGAAGAGTTCTGCTTGATCGGCACGGTGAATATCGATATGCGCAGCTTCTGGCTTAACTTTGAGGTAACACTTGTTGTTGACGATGTGAGTTTTACACGTCAACTTGCCGACCTTCAAGAATCGTATATCGAGACGTCCCACCCAGTCAGCCTCGATAAATGGCAAGAAAGAAGCCTTCAATCACGCTTCTTTGAGCGTCTATTTTACCTCTTCAATCCATTACTCTAG
- a CDS encoding CDP-alcohol phosphatidyltransferase family protein: MLDKYSIRVIRWPLTQSAKVLNRAGVTANQTTFFGFLIGCLAFPSLAFQQYDLALLFVVLNRICDGLDGALARIQGITDAGGFLDISLDFLFYSLIPFGFVIANPDANAVAGAFLIFSFIGTGSSFLAFAVMAGKQGIENPVYKHKSLYYMSGLTEGTETIACFIAFCIWPQHFAVIAYAFGAACWLTTFMRIYFGFQTLKNVKS; the protein is encoded by the coding sequence ATGCTAGATAAATATTCCATCAGGGTTATTCGTTGGCCGTTAACTCAGTCCGCTAAAGTTCTAAACCGCGCTGGCGTCACTGCGAATCAAACTACGTTTTTCGGCTTTTTGATCGGCTGTTTAGCCTTCCCGTCGCTTGCGTTTCAACAGTATGATTTAGCACTGCTATTTGTGGTGCTAAATCGTATCTGTGATGGACTTGATGGCGCGCTTGCTCGTATCCAGGGAATTACCGATGCCGGTGGGTTTCTCGATATAAGCCTCGATTTCTTGTTCTACTCCTTGATACCGTTTGGCTTTGTGATTGCTAACCCGGACGCGAATGCCGTTGCAGGCGCCTTTCTGATTTTCTCTTTCATCGGTACAGGCAGCAGTTTCTTAGCCTTCGCAGTTATGGCGGGCAAGCAAGGAATAGAGAACCCTGTTTATAAGCATAAATCTCTGTACTACATGTCTGGATTGACTGAGGGAACAGAAACCATCGCTTGTTTCATTGCGTTCTGTATTTGGCCACAACACTTTGCCGTCATTGCTTATGCGTTTGGCGCAGCGTGTTGGCTCACCACATTTATGCGAATCTACTTCGGCTTTCAGACGCTTAAAAACGTCAAATCCTAA
- a CDS encoding TIGR01621 family pseudouridine synthase, which yields MFDILVNHSDFLLINKHPGISVHKDDGDTMLLQEVATSLDIEKLYLVHRLDKMTSGILLLAKNAAAASELSQLFANREVEKYYLAIGSKKPKKKQGLIVGDMERSRRSSWKLINSKQNPAVTQFLSAAAEPGERLLLCKPYTGRTHQIRVAMKSIGSAIVGDPIYNSSSQSDRGYLHAFAIRFTYQSQAYQYVCDPRTHQSLGQKWSQETVSTGLDTWLEPWSLAWPKLNIK from the coding sequence ATGTTCGACATTCTTGTAAACCACTCAGATTTTTTACTTATCAATAAACACCCAGGTATCAGCGTTCATAAAGATGATGGTGATACCATGCTTCTTCAAGAAGTCGCGACATCACTGGATATCGAGAAGCTTTATCTGGTTCACCGCCTAGACAAAATGACCTCTGGCATATTGTTATTAGCAAAAAATGCTGCGGCGGCGAGTGAGTTGTCTCAGTTGTTTGCTAACCGAGAGGTTGAAAAGTACTACCTTGCGATCGGTTCAAAGAAGCCTAAAAAGAAGCAAGGCCTGATCGTGGGTGATATGGAGCGTTCTCGACGTTCAAGCTGGAAGTTGATTAACAGCAAACAAAATCCAGCAGTGACTCAGTTTTTATCGGCAGCGGCTGAACCTGGGGAAAGACTCCTGCTTTGTAAACCATATACAGGGCGCACTCATCAAATTCGTGTGGCGATGAAGTCGATAGGTTCGGCAATCGTTGGCGACCCAATTTACAATTCTTCAAGTCAATCTGATCGCGGTTACCTGCATGCGTTTGCGATCCGATTTACCTATCAATCCCAAGCATATCAATATGTATGTGACCCGAGAACGCACCAATCTCTTGGTCAAAAATGGTCGCAAGAGACGGTATCGACAGGTTTGGATACTTGGCTTGAACCTTGGTCACTGGCGTGGCCAAAGCTAAACATTAAGTGA
- a CDS encoding sodium-dependent transporter translates to MATSNTTTTPRDTWGSKLGFVMAAAGSAVGLGNIWKFPYTAGESGGGAFVAIYLFFVIFIGFSVMLTEFAIGRHTQKSAVGAFKTTDRRWTFTGVIGVASGLLIMGFYPVVGGWSIAYIGKIAGGLLEAPEAIGDSFGGFISNPVQPLMWMGLYLLLNVVIVMKGISGGIEKAGKVLMPLLFLILIVVSIKGLTLPGSMAGLEFLFSPDFSKVDSNVILAALGQAFFSLSLGMGCMLTYGSYLKKKENLVQTTAMVTAMDTGVAILAGVAMFPAMFAFGMEPAAGPGLVFVVVPQLFAEMGGVIGLLFALLFFIGLSVAALTSSVSLLEVVVSYLIDEKGMKRVTAVISASVVMAALCIFASLSLGGVGPTLFDTGAFDIFDLLTDKIFLAVGGMLVCIFAGWRLNRADLEKEITNNGEVSFPLFGLWYTLVKFVIPVAIAIVAFMGISSGFDSGKGAIMLLGIGIIAGSALISKKL, encoded by the coding sequence GTGGCTACGAGTAATACAACCACAACACCTCGTGATACCTGGGGTTCGAAATTAGGATTCGTAATGGCTGCAGCAGGTTCTGCTGTTGGTCTAGGTAATATCTGGAAGTTCCCATATACAGCGGGTGAGAGCGGCGGCGGTGCCTTCGTTGCAATCTACCTATTCTTCGTAATCTTCATCGGTTTCAGTGTGATGCTGACTGAATTTGCTATTGGCCGTCATACGCAAAAATCAGCAGTAGGTGCATTTAAAACGACAGACCGTCGCTGGACGTTCACTGGTGTGATCGGCGTAGCGAGTGGTCTACTTATCATGGGTTTCTACCCTGTAGTAGGTGGCTGGTCTATTGCTTACATCGGTAAGATTGCCGGTGGTCTTCTAGAGGCACCTGAAGCAATCGGCGATAGCTTCGGTGGTTTCATCTCTAACCCAGTTCAACCACTGATGTGGATGGGTCTGTACCTACTTCTCAACGTTGTTATCGTTATGAAAGGTATCTCGGGCGGTATCGAGAAAGCGGGTAAGGTTTTAATGCCTCTGCTATTCCTGATCCTTATCGTGGTATCGATCAAAGGTCTGACTCTTCCAGGTTCTATGGCTGGTCTTGAGTTTCTATTCAGTCCTGATTTTTCTAAGGTAGACAGCAACGTAATCCTAGCTGCACTTGGTCAAGCATTCTTCTCACTATCTCTAGGTATGGGTTGTATGTTGACTTACGGTTCTTACCTTAAGAAGAAAGAAAACCTAGTTCAAACTACCGCAATGGTTACAGCAATGGATACAGGTGTTGCTATCCTAGCTGGTGTTGCAATGTTCCCGGCAATGTTCGCATTCGGCATGGAACCAGCAGCAGGTCCAGGTCTAGTATTCGTAGTTGTTCCTCAGCTATTTGCTGAAATGGGCGGCGTAATTGGTCTTCTATTCGCACTTCTGTTCTTCATTGGTCTAAGTGTTGCTGCTCTAACATCTTCTGTTTCTCTACTTGAGGTTGTGGTTTCTTACCTAATCGATGAGAAAGGCATGAAGCGTGTAACAGCGGTTATCTCTGCAAGTGTTGTCATGGCCGCACTATGTATCTTCGCTTCTCTATCTCTAGGTGGCGTTGGTCCAACACTGTTTGACACAGGTGCATTTGATATCTTCGACCTACTAACAGATAAGATCTTCCTAGCGGTTGGCGGTATGTTGGTATGTATCTTCGCTGGTTGGAGACTAAACCGTGCAGACCTAGAGAAAGAGATCACTAACAACGGTGAAGTATCTTTCCCACTATTCGGTCTATGGTACACATTAGTTAAGTTTGTAATCCCAGTAGCAATCGCAATCGTTGCATTCATGGGTATCTCTTCTGGCTTCGATAGCGGTAAGGGTGCAATCATGCTATTAGGTATCGGTATCATTGCAGGTTCAGCGTTGATTTCTAAGAAACTGTAA
- a CDS encoding ATP-binding cassette domain-containing protein: MSLSLNDLAIHKLDGSELFSSLNLHLKSGEVLALMGPSGCGKSTLLDVIAGHLSNEFEYTGQVHVNDARIDQVAPHQREVGILFQDDLLFPHLKVWENLAFALPNSIKGKERQQRALDALKDIELTRLADSFPDQISGGQRARVSLTRMLLAKPKVALLDEPFSKLDPELRVQFRDWVFEQLSKANIPTLMVTHDKADIPPAARVLNWPWSTENAR, translated from the coding sequence ATGAGTCTATCTCTCAACGACCTCGCCATCCATAAGCTCGATGGAAGCGAGTTATTCTCATCGCTCAATCTTCATTTAAAATCCGGCGAAGTGCTGGCTCTGATGGGACCAAGTGGCTGTGGTAAGTCGACTCTGCTCGACGTGATCGCTGGTCACCTTAGCAACGAGTTTGAATACACAGGGCAAGTTCACGTCAACGACGCGCGAATTGATCAAGTCGCGCCTCATCAACGTGAGGTTGGGATCCTGTTTCAAGACGATCTGCTCTTCCCTCACCTAAAAGTTTGGGAAAACCTGGCCTTTGCACTACCAAACAGTATCAAAGGAAAAGAGCGCCAACAGCGAGCGTTAGATGCGCTAAAAGACATCGAACTGACACGACTTGCCGACTCATTCCCAGACCAGATTTCTGGAGGGCAACGAGCACGAGTCAGTTTGACCAGAATGTTGCTCGCCAAACCGAAAGTTGCGTTGTTAGACGAGCCCTTCAGCAAACTCGACCCTGAATTGCGTGTTCAATTTCGCGATTGGGTATTTGAGCAACTCAGCAAAGCCAACATACCTACATTGATGGTGACCCACGATAAAGCGGATATTCCACCAGCAGCACGAGTACTGAATTGGCCATGGAGTACAGAGAATGCTAGATAA
- a CDS encoding class I SAM-dependent methyltransferase — translation MEASALPVFFEHIEQQLNEVPNELRRIFHGRGKFWPGLEQLTCDWVDGQLLVNIFKQVDEEFLLSLKEGLFKLTEQPIWQQKQGTSVVLQHRYAEGSPSEVIWGELDSSPVVVEHGLKYQLNIGRNQNFGLFLDMRNGRQWVQENAKDKNVLNLFAYTCGFSVAALAGGARQCLNVDMSRGSLSKGRDNHRLNEHDMRSVNFLGYDIFKCWGKIKKGGPYELVIIDPPSFQKGSFALTKDYKRILRRLPELLKEGGEVIACVNSPMVSPNFLIDTMAEEAPSVKYLERIPNPPEFVDVDADSSLKVLRFKLESAE, via the coding sequence ATGGAAGCATCTGCTTTACCGGTATTTTTTGAACATATCGAACAACAGTTAAACGAAGTGCCTAATGAGTTGCGTCGTATTTTTCATGGTCGAGGCAAATTTTGGCCAGGCCTAGAGCAGCTAACTTGTGATTGGGTGGATGGTCAGCTGCTAGTGAACATTTTCAAACAGGTTGATGAAGAGTTCCTATTAAGTTTGAAAGAGGGGCTTTTTAAACTGACTGAGCAACCGATTTGGCAACAAAAACAAGGCACAAGTGTTGTGCTGCAACATCGTTATGCTGAAGGTAGCCCATCAGAAGTGATTTGGGGCGAACTAGACTCATCACCAGTGGTGGTTGAGCACGGTCTTAAGTATCAGTTGAACATCGGTCGCAACCAGAACTTCGGTCTGTTCTTAGACATGCGTAACGGTCGTCAGTGGGTCCAAGAGAACGCTAAAGACAAGAACGTATTAAACCTGTTTGCTTACACCTGTGGCTTCTCTGTGGCTGCTCTAGCGGGTGGTGCGCGTCAGTGTCTCAACGTAGATATGTCTCGCGGTTCGTTGAGCAAAGGTCGCGACAACCACCGTCTCAATGAACATGACATGCGCTCAGTTAACTTTCTCGGTTACGACATCTTTAAATGTTGGGGAAAAATCAAGAAAGGTGGTCCATACGAATTAGTGATTATTGATCCGCCATCTTTCCAAAAAGGCAGTTTTGCACTGACGAAAGACTATAAGAGAATTTTGCGTCGTCTGCCTGAGCTTCTTAAAGAGGGCGGTGAAGTGATTGCTTGCGTGAATTCTCCAATGGTTTCACCAAACTTCCTGATTGATACCATGGCGGAAGAAGCGCCGAGTGTTAAGTATCTAGAACGTATCCCAAACCCGCCTGAGTTTGTGGATGTTGATGCTGATTCAAGCCTAAAAGTACTTCGCTTCAAATTAGAATCCGCAGAGTAG
- a CDS encoding cystathionine beta-lyase, producing the protein MSESKTTKLITAGRDKKWTNGVVNPPVQRASTVVFDTVAEKHKATVNRANKTLFYGRRGTNTHFAFQDAMVDLEGGAGCALYPCGTAAISNAILSFVETGDHILMVDTCYEPTRDFCDTIMKKMGIETTYYEPTIGEGIEDLIRPNTKILFTESPGSITMEVQDIPTLARIAHQHDIIVMLDNTWAAGVNFSPFEYGVDISIQAATKYIVGHSDVMLGTAVANEKHWDQLREQSYLMGQCVSPDDAYLGLRGIRTLDVRLRQHAENSLKVAQWLQTRPEVDHVRHPALESCPGHEFFKRDFTGGNGLFSFVLKTSYPRATTALLDGMKHFSMGYSWGGFESLILANEPKSFDSLRTIANPKFEGTLVRLHIGLEDVDDLIADLEAGFERYNALL; encoded by the coding sequence ATGTCCGAAAGCAAAACAACAAAACTGATCACAGCAGGTCGCGATAAAAAGTGGACTAACGGTGTGGTTAACCCACCCGTTCAACGTGCATCAACTGTTGTATTTGATACCGTTGCTGAAAAACACAAAGCAACGGTAAACCGTGCCAACAAAACTCTATTCTATGGCCGTAGAGGTACCAACACCCACTTTGCTTTCCAAGACGCGATGGTCGACTTAGAAGGTGGCGCAGGTTGTGCGCTTTATCCATGTGGGACGGCGGCGATTTCTAATGCCATCCTCTCATTCGTAGAAACGGGCGACCATATTCTGATGGTAGATACTTGCTACGAGCCAACTCGTGACTTTTGTGACACCATCATGAAAAAGATGGGGATAGAGACCACCTACTACGAACCAACCATAGGCGAAGGTATTGAAGATCTTATACGACCGAATACAAAAATCCTATTTACCGAATCTCCGGGTTCCATCACGATGGAAGTTCAGGATATTCCAACACTAGCTCGTATTGCCCATCAACACGATATCATCGTTATGCTCGATAACACCTGGGCTGCTGGAGTTAACTTTTCACCATTTGAGTATGGTGTCGACATCTCAATTCAAGCTGCAACCAAATACATTGTCGGTCACTCAGATGTGATGCTCGGGACTGCTGTTGCAAACGAAAAGCATTGGGATCAATTGCGTGAGCAAAGCTACTTAATGGGCCAATGTGTATCTCCGGACGATGCCTATCTAGGTTTACGTGGTATCCGAACACTGGATGTACGCCTACGTCAACATGCCGAGAACAGTTTGAAAGTCGCTCAGTGGCTACAAACTCGCCCTGAAGTGGACCATGTACGTCACCCTGCGTTAGAAAGTTGCCCTGGTCATGAATTCTTTAAGCGCGATTTCACTGGTGGTAATGGCCTGTTTTCGTTTGTACTTAAAACAAGCTACCCACGAGCAACGACTGCATTGTTAGATGGTATGAAGCACTTCAGCATGGGTTACTCATGGGGTGGTTTTGAAAGCTTAATTTTGGCGAACGAACCGAAGAGCTTTGATAGCCTGCGCACAATCGCGAATCCGAAATTTGAAGGGACACTTGTTCGTCTGCATATTGGTCTTGAAGATGTCGATGACTTGATTGCAGACCTAGAAGCTGGTTTTGAACGCTATAACGCGTTGCTATAG
- a CDS encoding ABC transporter permease, producing MLHALYFVVIAVCIIPTIPGVVGVIASSLSYIPPLGLEQFSIVGFEQVFAWEGVYHSIGLTLSSAVISSYLACFLTFCILQATWDKPFWRKIELTLSPMLAIPHVAFAIGFAFLFSPSGLGMRVLQGFFGEPSTNTELALLVKDPYALGLIVMLALKEIPFLLLMSISILQQLDIPKITKVSASLGYNRSQIWWKCVFPQWFNKLRFPMLAVLAYSLSVVDIALIIGPTNPPTFAVLVWQWFNDPDLSLLPRAAAGAIVLFGLASLLIAFARLVEWTVLKYFRGWQVSGRRGVALPGRSLFSFLALLTAAMFPLMLIWSVAQRWRFPDLLPSRYSTRFWEYEWNAITGTISTSLWIAVISATIALVLALIAHEYRIKHRWQVPGYIIAIPMLIPQLSVLFGLQVTTLYLNSTAYEFWVIWSHVFFAFPFVYLSLDGPWRSFEPGLIKAALSLGKSPLRSWLTVKLPILLPTMVFAWAVGISVSLAQYLPTLMLGAGRISTITTEAVALTSGFDRRVTAIYAIWQALLPLFFFSFAILISRLQMKYRRLSYKGLLPNESISQRPRHP from the coding sequence ATTCTTCACGCTCTATATTTTGTTGTTATAGCGGTGTGCATCATCCCAACTATCCCAGGGGTAGTTGGGGTTATTGCTTCATCCCTCAGTTATATACCTCCACTGGGTTTAGAACAGTTTTCAATCGTTGGTTTCGAGCAAGTTTTCGCGTGGGAAGGCGTCTACCACTCTATCGGTCTTACACTGAGCTCAGCCGTGATCAGCAGCTACCTGGCCTGTTTTCTCACCTTCTGTATTCTCCAAGCCACGTGGGACAAACCATTCTGGCGTAAAATCGAGCTTACTCTGTCTCCGATGCTAGCGATTCCTCATGTTGCCTTTGCTATCGGGTTCGCCTTTCTGTTTAGCCCAAGCGGTCTTGGCATGCGTGTCCTGCAAGGTTTCTTTGGTGAACCTTCGACGAATACTGAGCTAGCGTTACTGGTGAAAGACCCGTATGCACTTGGATTAATCGTGATGTTGGCGTTGAAGGAGATTCCATTCTTATTGTTAATGAGTATCTCTATTCTGCAACAATTAGATATTCCTAAAATAACCAAAGTGAGTGCTTCGCTAGGCTACAATCGTTCACAAATTTGGTGGAAATGTGTTTTCCCACAATGGTTCAACAAATTACGCTTCCCTATGTTGGCGGTACTCGCTTACAGTTTGTCTGTGGTTGATATCGCGCTCATTATCGGTCCAACAAACCCACCCACTTTTGCTGTATTAGTGTGGCAATGGTTTAACGACCCAGACCTCAGCTTATTACCAAGAGCTGCAGCCGGGGCCATTGTTCTATTTGGTTTAGCAAGCCTACTTATAGCGTTTGCTCGATTGGTTGAGTGGACCGTTCTTAAGTATTTTCGCGGTTGGCAGGTGTCAGGTCGCCGTGGTGTCGCTCTACCTGGACGTAGCCTGTTCTCTTTCTTGGCATTGCTAACAGCAGCCATGTTCCCATTGATGTTGATATGGAGTGTCGCTCAACGCTGGCGCTTTCCTGACCTATTACCAAGCCGTTATAGCACTCGCTTTTGGGAATACGAGTGGAACGCGATCACCGGTACCATTAGCACCAGCCTCTGGATTGCGGTTATTTCTGCGACCATCGCGTTAGTACTTGCCCTCATTGCTCATGAATACCGTATTAAGCATCGTTGGCAGGTTCCGGGATACATTATCGCGATTCCGATGCTTATTCCTCAGCTATCTGTTCTGTTTGGTTTGCAGGTTACCACTCTCTACCTCAATAGTACCGCTTATGAGTTTTGGGTGATTTGGTCGCATGTATTTTTTGCTTTTCCATTCGTCTATCTGTCATTGGACGGCCCTTGGCGCAGTTTTGAACCTGGCTTGATCAAAGCCGCTCTCAGCCTCGGGAAGTCGCCGCTTCGAAGCTGGCTCACGGTTAAATTACCTATTCTGTTACCAACGATGGTTTTTGCTTGGGCTGTGGGCATTAGTGTCAGCCTTGCTCAATATCTGCCAACCTTGATGTTGGGTGCAGGTAGAATCAGCACCATCACCACAGAAGCGGTTGCCTTGACGAGTGGATTCGACCGCAGGGTCACCGCGATTTACGCTATTTGGCAAGCCTTACTGCCACTATTCTTTTTCTCTTTTGCGATTCTTATCAGCCGTTTACAAATGAAGTATCGCCGTCTTTCATATAAAGGTTTATTACCTAATGAGTCTATCTCTCAACGACCTCGCCATCCATAA
- a CDS encoding ABC transporter substrate-binding protein: MNKLVSTIGLLATTAYSATLYADSTNTQEWSKIEREAEGQTVYFHAWGGNQEINRYIQWAGKQLQQNHGVTLKHVKVTDIAETTTRLIAEKAAGKNSGGSVDMVWINGENFRSMKDNALLFGPFTETLPNWQYVDKSLPIDVDFSEPTEGLEAPWGVGQLVFIHDQETLNNPPHSFSEMLSYAQAYPNRLSYPRPPEFHGTSFVKSLLIELTNNDPALSKPVDEKTFQTITQPLWAYLDEFHKVAWRGGKQFPAGTSESIQLLDDGQLDLAITFNPNAVFSAQANGTLAETTKAFAFESGALSNIHFLAIPWNANASAGAQVAINYLLSPEAQSRKGDLNIWGDPSVLSSKYLTGSARNTQQFKSVDEPHPSWQTALESEWLKRYGN, from the coding sequence ATGAACAAATTAGTTAGTACTATTGGATTACTTGCCACAACGGCCTATAGCGCAACACTTTATGCAGACAGCACAAACACTCAAGAGTGGAGCAAAATAGAGCGCGAAGCCGAAGGACAAACTGTCTACTTCCATGCTTGGGGCGGCAACCAAGAGATCAATCGCTATATCCAATGGGCTGGCAAGCAATTGCAACAAAATCACGGCGTGACACTTAAGCACGTTAAGGTCACTGACATAGCCGAAACAACAACTCGTCTGATCGCAGAAAAAGCCGCTGGTAAAAACAGTGGTGGTAGTGTCGATATGGTCTGGATTAACGGTGAAAACTTCCGTTCTATGAAGGACAATGCGCTACTGTTTGGCCCATTTACTGAAACACTACCTAACTGGCAGTATGTCGATAAGTCGCTACCCATCGATGTTGATTTTTCAGAACCTACGGAGGGCTTAGAAGCGCCTTGGGGTGTTGGACAACTGGTCTTTATTCACGACCAAGAAACACTCAACAACCCTCCGCACTCTTTCTCTGAAATGTTGAGCTACGCACAAGCGTATCCAAATCGCTTAAGCTACCCTCGTCCACCAGAATTTCACGGCACCAGCTTTGTGAAGTCGCTCCTTATTGAGCTCACCAATAACGATCCAGCCCTGTCTAAACCTGTTGATGAGAAGACCTTCCAGACGATTACTCAACCACTATGGGCATACCTTGATGAATTCCATAAGGTTGCGTGGCGTGGCGGCAAACAATTCCCTGCTGGTACATCCGAAAGCATCCAGCTGCTTGATGATGGTCAGTTGGACTTAGCGATCACCTTCAACCCGAATGCGGTTTTCTCTGCTCAAGCCAATGGTACACTGGCAGAAACCACCAAAGCGTTTGCCTTCGAAAGTGGTGCACTATCTAACATTCACTTTTTAGCCATCCCTTGGAATGCCAACGCATCGGCGGGCGCGCAAGTGGCAATCAACTACCTACTAAGCCCAGAAGCACAATCACGCAAAGGCGACCTTAACATCTGGGGCGACCCATCTGTATTGAGCAGCAAATACCTAACAGGAAGCGCGCGTAATACTCAGCAGTTCAAGTCGGTAGATGAGCCGCACCCAAGCTGGCAAACCGCACTCGAATCTGAGTGGTTAAAGCGCTACGGTAACTAA